A genomic stretch from Sphingomonas faeni includes:
- a CDS encoding ABC transporter permease: MTRFRRTLRQTFTIARRDFIATVFTPIFLLFLFAPVIMGSFGAIGGLGAASVSGGAQDKTRIIAIVPASTARPIDEADARLRGMFRDEEAPPELSIVAPTADPAAQARAAFETKDIDASAVLYGPLDAPQILYGPRGKRSADYLGLLAQTTLAAQKLGGTLPTIAATKTRITRSTTSVGGQHQSAFFAVFGIFFLTLFLSGQVVGTMAEERNNKVIEVLAAAVPLESVFFGKLIGMFGVAVLFVAFWGTVVTQITSLMPAAAAVALGDLTPAVGGPMFALLFAGYFSMAYLLLGSVFLGVGAQASTMREIQMLSLPITILQVAMFGLSSAAVSRPGSWIATFAELFPLSSPFAMAGRAANAPELWPHVAALAWQALWVTIFITVGARLFRRGVLQSGSARPFWRRKAKGAA; the protein is encoded by the coding sequence ATGACGCGCTTCCGTCGGACGCTCCGCCAGACCTTCACGATCGCGCGGCGCGACTTCATCGCTACCGTCTTCACGCCGATCTTCCTGCTGTTCCTGTTCGCGCCGGTCATCATGGGATCGTTCGGCGCGATCGGTGGGCTGGGCGCGGCGAGCGTCAGCGGCGGTGCGCAGGACAAGACGCGGATCATCGCGATCGTCCCCGCCTCCACCGCGCGGCCGATCGACGAGGCCGACGCCCGGCTGCGCGGCATGTTCCGCGACGAGGAAGCTCCCCCCGAACTGTCGATCGTCGCACCGACTGCCGATCCGGCAGCGCAAGCGCGCGCGGCATTCGAGACGAAGGACATCGATGCGTCCGCAGTGCTGTACGGCCCGCTCGACGCGCCGCAGATCCTGTACGGTCCGCGAGGGAAGCGCTCGGCGGATTATCTCGGGTTGCTCGCGCAGACGACGCTGGCCGCGCAGAAGCTCGGCGGCACGCTGCCGACGATCGCGGCGACAAAGACGCGGATCACGCGTTCGACCACGTCGGTCGGGGGCCAGCACCAATCCGCCTTCTTCGCGGTGTTCGGGATCTTCTTCCTGACGCTGTTCCTGTCGGGCCAGGTCGTCGGCACGATGGCCGAGGAGCGCAACAACAAGGTGATCGAGGTGCTGGCCGCTGCGGTACCCTTGGAGTCCGTGTTCTTTGGCAAGCTGATCGGGATGTTCGGCGTGGCGGTGCTGTTCGTCGCGTTCTGGGGCACGGTCGTCACGCAGATCACGTCGCTGATGCCCGCCGCCGCCGCGGTCGCGCTGGGCGACCTGACGCCCGCGGTCGGGGGTCCGATGTTCGCGCTGCTGTTCGCAGGCTATTTCAGCATGGCGTACCTGTTGTTGGGGTCGGTGTTCCTCGGCGTCGGCGCGCAGGCGTCGACGATGCGCGAGATCCAGATGCTGTCGCTGCCGATCACGATCCTGCAGGTGGCGATGTTCGGGCTCTCGTCCGCCGCGGTCTCGCGTCCGGGAAGCTGGATCGCAACGTTTGCCGAACTGTTCCCGCTGTCGTCGCCGTTCGCGATGGCCGGGCGTGCGGCGAACGCGCCGGAACTGTGGCCGCATGTCGCGGCGTTGGCGTGGCAGGCCTTGTGGGTGACGATCTTCATCACGGTAGGCGCACGGCTGTTCCGGCGCGGGGTGCTGCAATCGGGCAGTGCGCGGCCGTTCTGGCGGCGGAAGGCGAAAGGGGCGGCGTAG